One Brevibacillus choshinensis genomic window carries:
- a CDS encoding tyrosine-type recombinase/integrase produces MTTLTTSMNYFYEYCPEGVKSKYSLLVFDHQDQPFLPLTDFYHDCKGRISDSSALSYLQTLLPFFTWLDQHSNYQGRRVQWRDPPEAMRVAIEDYLMDEMSCKVKEKDTFCFVRLTQKSPDTVNRFLSSVKSFYKSMIYLGQYTYHNPLIDSQAILNDYRSHSEGVRTNKPRMPLIGGTEDPIPTRRLTDSFFKLINEEWQPQIIDDPYLPYQVYQAGKKAKWSDREMVIARMLFETGARASEIIELTIGDYRARKSFQEVSTFNKGSHGRKVKFLRFSKDTVKHLMHYINSERKQIDPSHVGFDHLPDDAPVFLTNWGTPLTYEAWYYHWNKAMQRSELKINPHKARHWFVTTRMREVYNISKTEAEIQQRKDELIKYMKWKNADTIKVYEHYFDEEKHRQAHDQMLESMEKSEREYNTNRKAKRKQKLQLTLIKSSSELEFDQDLQELLDGLE; encoded by the coding sequence ATGACTACACTCACCACATCAATGAATTATTTTTATGAATACTGCCCTGAAGGAGTGAAAAGTAAATATTCGTTACTTGTTTTTGACCATCAAGACCAACCCTTTCTTCCTTTGACCGACTTTTACCACGATTGCAAAGGGAGAATTAGTGATAGCTCTGCTCTCTCCTACCTGCAAACTCTTCTGCCTTTTTTTACATGGTTAGATCAACATAGTAATTATCAAGGGAGGCGTGTGCAGTGGAGAGATCCACCAGAAGCGATGCGTGTCGCCATTGAAGATTACCTCATGGATGAAATGTCTTGCAAGGTGAAGGAAAAAGATACGTTTTGTTTTGTAAGGTTGACACAAAAAAGCCCTGATACAGTAAATCGATTTCTATCGTCTGTGAAGTCCTTCTATAAGTCTATGATTTATCTTGGACAGTACACCTATCATAACCCTCTGATCGATTCACAAGCCATTTTGAACGATTACAGGAGTCATTCTGAGGGTGTGCGGACAAATAAACCACGTATGCCATTGATAGGTGGAACGGAAGACCCAATACCGACACGTCGGTTAACAGACTCTTTTTTTAAGTTAATCAACGAAGAATGGCAACCCCAAATCATTGACGATCCTTATCTTCCTTATCAAGTGTATCAAGCGGGAAAGAAAGCAAAATGGTCTGATCGAGAGATGGTCATTGCTCGTATGCTATTCGAGACAGGAGCAAGAGCTTCCGAGATAATTGAACTGACTATTGGGGACTACCGTGCAAGGAAGAGCTTCCAAGAGGTGAGCACCTTCAATAAAGGGAGTCATGGACGCAAGGTGAAGTTTTTACGATTTAGTAAAGATACTGTAAAGCATCTGATGCATTACATTAACTCTGAACGAAAGCAGATTGATCCTAGCCATGTTGGATTTGATCATTTGCCTGATGATGCACCTGTATTCCTAACGAATTGGGGAACTCCACTTACGTATGAAGCCTGGTATTACCACTGGAATAAAGCAATGCAGAGAAGCGAACTGAAGATAAATCCACATAAAGCGAGACATTGGTTCGTAACAACAAGGATGCGAGAAGTTTATAACATTTCAAAAACAGAAGCCGAAATTCAGCAACGAAAAGATGAACTCATTAAATACATGAAGTGGAAAAATGCAGATACTATAAAAGTGTATGAGCATTATTTTGACGAAGAAAAGCATCGTCAAGCCCATGATCAAATGCTTGAAAGCATGGAAAAAAGTGAGCGAGAGTACAATACCAATCGGAAAGCAAAACGAAAGCAAAAGCTACAGCTAACGCTCATAAAAAGTTCAAGCGAGTTAGAATTTGATCAAGACTTACAAGAGTTATTGGATGGATTGGAGTGA
- a CDS encoding site-specific integrase codes for MTLLSVNPVSEYYSELLEKLDINLLHLQDARGMFLLDKVEERNIKHIMNNVIDMPWCNHFLFAILVQADRNLDPKTIDVQLNTLQPRMKDLFHFYSIQEMRDFIVDVHMYGYLKGECYPEHSCNMRRVFLQAFRSLAYHTKKWLTQKLNQEQQAYFEQFLFPMPSFDTRDFSFGKLAVEQAQNNRKNETDAIVPYLPEIRATARFRWSQTKRLRDAFYKAIDEAKKRPNCLPLEFHYDEPERIGERLYFRLWDKRSFVLHHEEQFHGSVVELATNRKGTYSDENNHFFVELVKAELLDNDEEADGLWFTEIIQEGVLGYWSQNASEEELERKRIVLNSWGYGEEESEKNPIPFRSQHKGVLFQSTFVTVHKGKAKGVLFDVEPFYVACTFGLLAIDVFTITGARINELLQINNTKECIQVKKVKDKLHYSFRAIPKGRDELEEFYINKQTMEYIQIVLRMLKDHYQSDTIPSVEYRHDRKHLLPEPKPYYFQYHNMALNKFGVSACIRFLLHAIRFETQEGIPVTVKSHLLRHAFATEAVQRQKMPIDIVAKILHQRDVNVTGYYSAPTPTQVAQAIGELHEVIASYVDIDEAIIRSPEELQKELEEHNSKVGVFNKVLGGTCVTDYVCPTKMACLGCKAKIPEPEQEPELHEVIELSKDMEKRFAKMGLDVEVNKAKEMRKQARIELKEIELIKQYREERKFEPNIHFYK; via the coding sequence TTGACTTTATTAAGTGTGAATCCTGTATCGGAATATTATTCAGAATTGCTTGAAAAACTAGACATCAACCTTCTGCATCTCCAAGATGCCAGAGGCATGTTCTTGCTGGATAAAGTGGAAGAACGGAATATCAAACATATTATGAATAACGTCATAGATATGCCTTGGTGCAATCATTTTCTGTTTGCCATATTGGTCCAAGCAGATCGAAACTTAGATCCAAAAACTATTGATGTTCAGCTAAACACACTTCAACCGAGAATGAAAGATTTATTCCATTTCTACTCTATCCAAGAAATGCGGGATTTCATTGTAGACGTTCACATGTACGGCTACCTTAAGGGAGAGTGCTATCCTGAACACTCGTGTAACATGCGAAGAGTGTTTTTGCAAGCATTTAGGTCGTTAGCATACCACACAAAAAAGTGGCTGACACAGAAATTGAATCAAGAACAACAAGCATACTTTGAGCAGTTTTTATTCCCTATGCCATCATTTGATACTAGAGATTTTTCTTTTGGCAAGTTAGCGGTAGAACAAGCTCAAAATAACCGCAAAAATGAGACGGATGCCATTGTCCCCTATTTGCCTGAAATCAGGGCGACAGCACGTTTTCGTTGGAGTCAAACGAAACGCCTTCGGGATGCCTTCTATAAAGCCATAGACGAGGCAAAGAAACGTCCTAATTGCCTTCCTTTGGAGTTTCACTACGATGAACCTGAACGCATTGGAGAGCGTCTTTATTTCCGTTTATGGGACAAGCGATCGTTTGTTTTACATCACGAAGAGCAGTTCCATGGGTCTGTTGTCGAATTGGCTACGAATCGCAAAGGCACATACTCAGATGAAAACAACCACTTCTTTGTTGAACTTGTTAAGGCTGAGCTGCTCGATAATGATGAAGAAGCTGATGGACTATGGTTCACAGAGATTATTCAAGAAGGAGTATTGGGGTATTGGAGTCAAAACGCCAGCGAAGAAGAATTGGAGCGAAAGCGTATCGTATTAAATTCTTGGGGATACGGTGAAGAAGAATCGGAAAAGAACCCTATCCCTTTTCGTTCTCAACATAAAGGAGTCCTGTTTCAAAGCACTTTTGTTACAGTTCATAAGGGTAAAGCAAAGGGAGTTTTGTTTGACGTAGAACCGTTTTATGTCGCTTGCACCTTTGGATTATTAGCGATTGATGTGTTTACGATAACAGGAGCAAGGATTAACGAATTGTTGCAGATCAACAACACCAAAGAGTGCATTCAAGTAAAAAAGGTGAAAGACAAACTTCACTATTCCTTTCGTGCAATCCCCAAAGGTCGAGACGAGCTTGAAGAGTTCTACATCAACAAACAAACGATGGAATATATACAAATTGTCCTTCGGATGCTAAAAGACCATTATCAGAGCGACACAATCCCAAGTGTTGAATATAGGCATGACCGCAAACATCTGCTTCCAGAACCGAAACCCTATTACTTTCAGTATCATAATATGGCACTTAATAAATTTGGAGTCTCAGCATGCATTCGATTCTTATTGCACGCAATTCGATTTGAAACACAAGAGGGAATACCTGTGACGGTGAAAAGCCACCTCCTCCGCCATGCATTCGCTACAGAGGCGGTGCAACGACAAAAAATGCCAATTGATATCGTTGCAAAAATTCTTCACCAGCGGGATGTAAATGTTACGGGCTACTATTCAGCCCCTACACCTACACAGGTAGCTCAAGCCATTGGTGAATTGCATGAAGTCATTGCAAGTTACGTGGATATCGATGAGGCGATTATACGCAGTCCAGAAGAGTTACAAAAAGAGCTGGAGGAACATAATAGCAAAGTCGGTGTTTTTAATAAGGTTTTAGGTGGTACTTGTGTTACGGATTATGTATGTCCTACGAAAATGGCGTGTTTAGGCTGTAAGGCAAAAATTCCTGAACCTGAGCAAGAACCCGAATTACATGAAGTGATTGAACTTTCGAAAGATATGGAGAAACGCTTTGCGAAAATGGGGCTTGATGTGGAAGTGAACAAAGCAAAAGAAATGCGTAAACAAGCCAGAATTGAACTAAAAGAAATTGAGCTGATTAAACAGTACAGGGAGGAACGAAAATTTGAACCAAATATCCACTTTTACAAATGA
- a CDS encoding radical SAM protein: MYLVYADEKGKVYDHPGLLSVARNGDILTEILEEELIPLPEGATLVSLPDTVPIGMDPDTGEMVKLDGCTAVGALVPQGITRLLLPGYVKTNKDSKLPLFGYSAVVWKDGSFWVAGRASDDIYKWDPLNFPMDELRQRVEKTLEQFPQNRILNHLSHCALEYECLTASNNFFHRWEGSLPVSYTCNAGCYGCISEQPEDSGFPSPQTRMNFKPTEDELVEVMLHHLQTPESIISFGQGCEGEPSTMASIIVPAMRRVREQTDMGYININTNAGLTDHIKGIVDAGLDLMRVSIISAIDEHYNAYYRPRNYTLENVARSAEYAASKGVYTSINYLCFPGVFDREEEMEAMINFIRRTGIKLIQMRNLNIDPESYLAMIPKAQGEVFGMKQAIEIYQEELPDVVIGSFTHIPPEQLRRRKNMA; encoded by the coding sequence ATGTATTTAGTGTACGCAGATGAAAAAGGAAAAGTGTACGACCATCCCGGCTTGCTGTCGGTGGCGCGTAACGGAGATATATTGACAGAAATCCTTGAGGAGGAGCTGATTCCGCTGCCGGAAGGAGCGACTTTGGTCAGCCTGCCGGATACCGTACCGATCGGGATGGACCCAGATACGGGTGAAATGGTCAAGCTGGACGGTTGTACGGCAGTGGGAGCACTTGTTCCTCAAGGTATCACGCGGCTCTTGCTTCCCGGATATGTGAAGACGAACAAGGACAGCAAACTGCCATTGTTCGGCTATTCCGCAGTCGTTTGGAAAGACGGCAGCTTCTGGGTAGCGGGTCGGGCAAGTGATGATATCTACAAATGGGATCCACTCAACTTCCCGATGGACGAGCTTCGTCAGCGTGTAGAAAAAACACTCGAGCAGTTCCCGCAAAACCGCATTTTGAACCACTTGTCCCATTGTGCGCTGGAGTATGAATGTTTGACGGCTTCCAACAACTTTTTCCACCGTTGGGAAGGAAGCTTGCCGGTATCCTATACCTGTAATGCCGGATGCTACGGCTGCATTTCCGAGCAGCCTGAGGATAGCGGCTTCCCGTCACCGCAGACAAGAATGAACTTCAAGCCGACAGAGGACGAGCTGGTAGAGGTCATGCTCCATCACCTGCAAACGCCGGAGAGCATCATCAGCTTTGGCCAAGGCTGCGAAGGGGAACCTTCCACAATGGCTTCGATCATTGTTCCGGCGATGCGCCGCGTACGTGAGCAGACCGATATGGGCTATATTAACATCAACACCAATGCAGGTTTGACTGACCACATCAAAGGGATTGTGGACGCAGGCCTCGACCTCATGCGGGTCAGCATCATCAGCGCGATCGACGAGCATTACAATGCCTACTATCGTCCACGCAACTACACATTAGAAAATGTCGCGCGCTCGGCTGAATATGCGGCTTCCAAAGGCGTGTATACCTCCATCAATTACCTGTGCTTCCCAGGGGTCTTTGACCGGGAGGAAGAGATGGAGGCGATGATCAATTTCATCCGCCGAACAGGAATCAAATTGATCCAGATGCGCAACCTAAATATTGATCCGGAGAGCTACCTGGCGATGATTCCGAAGGCTCAGGGCGAAGTGTTCGGAATGAAGCAAGCCATCGAGATCTATCAGGAAGAGCTGCCAGATGTCGTGATCGGATCCTTTACGCACATTCCTCCGGAGCAGCTGCGACGCAGGAAAAACATGGCCTAA
- a CDS encoding sporulation protein yields MRRLPIWKSSLAVLCVAALASVLTAGCNRTMTQQQGYGTQNLDRQHNTTIKGERSGDTIHHPATPTQDRDGLMGRNQNPNLFIGHTQTRGSQVDLNNMEMMAKSVPGVENARITLNGGNAYVTLDLVHNVTANQARTIEQQVITALKQKIPRYDFHVTSNEGFHR; encoded by the coding sequence ATGCGACGCTTGCCCATTTGGAAAAGCTCGTTGGCAGTGCTTTGTGTAGCTGCCCTGGCATCTGTGCTCACTGCTGGTTGCAACCGGACCATGACGCAGCAGCAGGGCTACGGAACTCAAAATCTGGATCGACAACACAACACGACGATAAAAGGGGAGCGAAGCGGCGATACCATCCATCACCCTGCGACTCCAACACAAGATCGAGACGGTCTAATGGGAAGAAACCAAAATCCGAACCTGTTCATCGGACATACGCAAACGCGCGGGTCACAGGTCGATTTGAACAATATGGAGATGATGGCCAAATCGGTGCCAGGAGTGGAAAACGCGCGTATCACACTGAACGGCGGCAACGCATATGTTACTCTTGATCTGGTGCACAACGTCACGGCGAATCAAGCGCGGACAATCGAGCAGCAGGTTATTACTGCCCTGAAGCAGAAAATACCTCGTTACGATTTCCATGTAACCTCAAACGAAGGTTTTCATCGCTAG
- a CDS encoding TetR/AcrR family transcriptional regulator, translated as MEGNTDLRAIRSRKLIEHALLDILKNQGIKELTVKNLSQQAGINRGTFYLHYKDIYDLIEQTEWMRGLLDIFEPIQLGDLFKHSDERSPFPAIAEAFRYLQHHASFFKAVFHPSAPIEFRERLQYLVGTRLYESLKKDHPDSSWSDQPAGYIIAYLGTGQFGLIQHWFITGRTLPPDEIAMMLTRFIRHSPCLSPHFSES; from the coding sequence ATGGAGGGAAATACGGATCTGCGGGCGATTCGTAGCCGCAAGCTCATCGAACATGCACTGTTAGACATCCTAAAAAATCAGGGGATCAAGGAGTTAACCGTTAAGAATCTGTCGCAACAAGCTGGTATCAACCGCGGCACCTTTTATTTGCATTACAAAGATATTTACGATCTGATTGAGCAAACGGAGTGGATGCGTGGCTTGCTGGATATATTCGAGCCCATTCAGTTGGGTGATCTGTTTAAGCACTCGGATGAGAGATCGCCTTTCCCGGCTATCGCCGAAGCCTTTCGATATTTGCAACATCATGCTTCTTTTTTTAAGGCTGTCTTTCATCCCTCCGCTCCCATCGAATTCAGAGAGCGGCTTCAGTACCTTGTCGGAACTCGATTGTACGAAAGTCTTAAGAAAGATCACCCCGATTCGAGTTGGTCTGATCAACCAGCCGGTTATATCATTGCTTATCTTGGCACTGGCCAGTTCGGGTTGATTCAGCATTGGTTCATAACCGGCCGAACGCTTCCCCCGGACGAAATTGCCATGATGCTGACTCGATTTATCCGTCATTCTCCCTGCCTGTCCCCTCATTTTAGCGAAAGCTGA
- a CDS encoding aldo/keto reductase: protein MQYRNLARTGISVSQFALGGGVFGALAGQEEGSRIIDEALDAGINMIDTSNRYGDGESERIIGEAIKGRREKVILATKFGAEPDDERNQSGVSRRWVRQAVEQSLLRLQTDYIDLYQLHRPFGDVAFEEILGVLSDLVQEGKVHYIGTSNHQAWQLSESQAESERRRLQRFVSEQSPYSILNRSIEMDIVEVARRHDFALLTYSPLAGGLLTGKYASGSVAESGSRAALLKGAAGRMLDPELPENAQKFAIIEKLKHVADQAGMPLAHMAVAFARTHPAVTSIIVGPRTSEQLRQYINGADLTLSPDLLDAIDEIVPPGSRMDGQNPAWTPEWLDTSRRRP from the coding sequence ATGCAATATCGAAATTTAGCGCGTACGGGGATTAGCGTGAGTCAATTTGCCCTTGGAGGGGGCGTTTTCGGAGCACTTGCCGGCCAAGAAGAGGGGAGCCGCATTATTGACGAAGCGCTGGACGCCGGCATCAATATGATCGATACTTCCAACCGTTATGGAGACGGAGAATCGGAAAGAATCATCGGCGAAGCGATTAAGGGAAGGCGGGAAAAGGTTATTCTGGCAACGAAATTCGGGGCCGAACCGGATGACGAGCGGAATCAAAGCGGCGTTTCTCGCCGCTGGGTTCGGCAAGCGGTCGAACAAAGTCTGCTACGGCTGCAAACGGATTATATCGATCTTTATCAGTTGCACCGTCCGTTTGGGGACGTTGCTTTCGAAGAAATATTGGGCGTGTTGAGCGATCTTGTCCAAGAAGGCAAGGTCCATTATATCGGCACTTCCAACCATCAAGCTTGGCAGTTGTCAGAATCGCAGGCAGAGAGCGAGCGTCGCCGCTTGCAGCGGTTTGTCAGCGAACAATCTCCATACTCGATTCTTAACCGAAGCATAGAGATGGACATTGTCGAAGTAGCTCGGCGTCACGATTTTGCTTTGTTGACATACAGTCCGCTGGCAGGTGGTCTACTGACGGGCAAGTACGCGTCCGGTAGCGTGGCGGAGAGTGGGTCGCGAGCGGCACTATTAAAGGGAGCGGCCGGCCGCATGCTCGATCCCGAATTGCCTGAAAATGCGCAAAAGTTCGCGATCATCGAAAAGTTGAAGCATGTAGCCGACCAAGCAGGAATGCCGCTGGCCCATATGGCTGTAGCGTTTGCCCGGACCCATCCGGCTGTCACTTCAATTATTGTGGGGCCGCGCACATCAGAGCAATTGAGACAATATATAAACGGAGCGGATCTGACACTTAGCCCCGATCTACTGGACGCCATAGATGAGATTGTGCCCCCCGGGAGCAGAATGGACGGTCAAAATCCTGCTTGGACACCGGAATGGCTGGATACTTCCCGGCGAAGACCTTAA
- a CDS encoding thymidine kinase, which produces MAQLYFRYGAMNASKSIQLLTVAHNYEQSGKKVMVFTPAVDDRFGVGKVASRVGISREAYPITDETDLYEIVAAEEIKPHCVLVDEAQFIGKHHVDQLVAVVDTLGIPVIVYGLLKNFKNELFPGSAALLCEADKVEEIKTVCVYCNKKATHILKFKNGKPVYSGETIEIAGNDTYSSVCRRHYYNPPADLDRKE; this is translated from the coding sequence GTGGCACAACTTTATTTTCGCTATGGAGCAATGAATGCTTCCAAATCGATTCAGCTTTTGACAGTCGCTCATAATTACGAGCAATCGGGGAAAAAAGTGATGGTGTTTACACCGGCTGTCGATGATCGCTTTGGGGTAGGGAAGGTGGCCTCTCGAGTAGGAATTAGCAGGGAAGCGTACCCGATCACGGATGAAACCGACCTGTATGAGATCGTTGCAGCAGAAGAAATCAAACCGCACTGTGTTTTGGTGGATGAGGCTCAATTTATCGGCAAGCATCACGTCGACCAGCTGGTGGCGGTCGTGGACACGCTGGGTATTCCTGTCATCGTATACGGTCTGTTAAAAAACTTTAAGAACGAGCTTTTCCCGGGAAGTGCAGCCTTGCTGTGTGAAGCGGACAAGGTGGAGGAAATCAAAACCGTTTGCGTGTACTGTAATAAAAAGGCGACACATATCCTCAAGTTCAAGAACGGAAAGCCTGTTTACAGCGGGGAAACGATTGAAATTGCTGGAAACGATACGTACAGCAGCGTGTGCCGCCGACATTACTACAATCCTCCGGCTGATCTGGATCGCAAGGAATAA
- the rpmE gene encoding 50S ribosomal protein L31 gives MKQGIHPQYNTVKVTCACGNEFESGSVKQALKVEICSNCHPFFTGKQKFVDAGGRVDRFKRKYNLS, from the coding sequence ATGAAACAAGGTATTCATCCACAGTACAACACTGTGAAGGTAACATGTGCATGCGGTAACGAATTTGAATCCGGTTCTGTAAAGCAAGCGCTGAAAGTGGAGATCTGCTCCAACTGCCATCCTTTCTTCACCGGTAAACAAAAATTCGTTGATGCTGGCGGCCGTGTAGACCGTTTCAAACGCAAATACAATCTTTCCTAA
- the prmC gene encoding peptide chain release factor N(5)-glutamine methyltransferase, with translation MRTQLDWSNVTTIREALTRASSFLREHEAKDPLFEAELLIRHCLDWDRTKFLISMQDPIDSAVIERLDQLLLRRAQHEPLQYMFGSQEFFGRPFAVRPGVLIPRPETEILVEQVLMHAEKLWQDSESLDVADIGTGSGAICITIACERPGWNITTVDLSHDATAIARENAERLGARVRFLQGDLLEPLLTASEKVDILVSNPPYIPSTDVDELDAEVLAYEPRLALDGGADGLDCYRRLCGALPQVLKPRALVAYEVGIHQARDVADLMMASGVIDEVQIVSDLAGIDRVVIGVRR, from the coding sequence ATGCGCACACAGCTTGATTGGTCTAACGTCACGACGATCCGAGAAGCCCTGACACGGGCTTCTTCCTTTTTACGGGAACACGAGGCCAAGGATCCCCTGTTTGAGGCAGAGCTTTTGATTCGGCACTGCCTCGATTGGGATCGCACCAAATTCCTGATCTCCATGCAGGATCCAATCGATTCCGCGGTGATCGAGCGATTGGATCAGCTGCTTTTGCGGCGGGCGCAGCACGAGCCGTTACAGTACATGTTTGGCTCTCAAGAGTTTTTTGGACGCCCATTTGCGGTCCGTCCTGGGGTGCTGATCCCTCGGCCAGAAACCGAGATTCTGGTGGAGCAGGTGCTCATGCATGCAGAAAAGCTGTGGCAGGACAGCGAGAGTCTGGATGTGGCAGATATCGGAACCGGGAGCGGAGCGATCTGCATTACAATTGCTTGTGAGCGTCCAGGCTGGAACATCACCACGGTGGACCTTTCCCACGATGCGACGGCGATCGCCAGGGAAAACGCGGAACGGCTCGGTGCCAGAGTCCGCTTTTTGCAAGGAGATCTGCTGGAACCGCTGCTCACGGCTTCCGAGAAAGTGGATATCCTCGTTTCCAATCCCCCCTATATCCCCAGTACGGATGTAGACGAGCTGGATGCCGAGGTGCTTGCCTATGAGCCGCGATTGGCACTGGATGGCGGCGCGGATGGCTTGGATTGCTACCGCCGCTTGTGCGGGGCATTGCCGCAAGTCCTCAAGCCGCGGGCACTAGTTGCCTATGAGGTGGGTATCCATCAGGCGCGCGATGTAGCCGATTTGATGATGGCTTCCGGTGTGATAGACGAGGTTCAGATTGTTTCAGATTTGGCGGGAATTGATCGGGTCGTTATCGGTGTCAGACGATAG
- the spoIIR gene encoding stage II sporulation protein R has product MRRTMWMVFCILMLMMSWEGQLTSANVMDNGPIPQESIRLRIIANSDSFQDQWLKREVRDALIAQMDTWAKDIGSFEDAEKVISANLPVMQKVVDQTIRDRGFSYKAVVDFGQVPFPTKLYGSYVYPAGDYKALRVQIGEAKGQNWWCVLFPPLCFIDMSNGDGVQATPIETKQAVSEDRAEEPVKPIEEEQASVTEGTRERWQDVRQMRLEEADSDSGLLPQEDVETQIVTADVEQTVSPEPMQEAAPVAETPTPQVQVRFYLLEKLEKLFS; this is encoded by the coding sequence ATGAGACGGACAATGTGGATGGTCTTTTGCATTCTGATGCTAATGATGAGCTGGGAGGGTCAGCTTACCTCGGCCAATGTGATGGACAACGGGCCGATCCCTCAAGAATCGATTCGCTTGCGCATCATTGCCAACAGCGATTCTTTTCAGGATCAATGGTTGAAGCGGGAAGTGCGTGACGCTCTGATCGCGCAAATGGATACATGGGCAAAAGATATCGGATCATTTGAAGATGCCGAGAAGGTGATTTCTGCGAATCTCCCCGTGATGCAAAAAGTGGTGGATCAAACCATTCGCGACCGCGGGTTCTCTTATAAAGCCGTTGTAGATTTCGGGCAGGTGCCGTTTCCGACGAAGCTGTATGGCTCCTATGTCTACCCTGCTGGCGATTACAAAGCACTGCGCGTACAAATCGGGGAAGCGAAAGGACAAAATTGGTGGTGTGTCCTGTTCCCGCCCCTCTGCTTTATCGATATGTCCAACGGTGATGGGGTTCAAGCTACGCCAATTGAGACGAAGCAGGCAGTAAGCGAGGACCGTGCGGAAGAGCCGGTGAAACCGATCGAGGAAGAGCAAGCATCCGTGACGGAAGGAACACGTGAAAGATGGCAGGACGTAAGACAAATGCGCCTCGAGGAAGCAGATTCAGATTCAGGGCTTTTGCCACAGGAAGATGTGGAGACGCAGATCGTAACAGCGGACGTTGAGCAGACGGTTTCTCCTGAGCCGATGCAAGAGGCCGCACCAGTAGCTGAAACGCCGACACCACAGGTTCAGGTGCGATTCTATCTGCTGGAGAAATTGGAGAAGCTGTTCTCGTAA
- the prfA gene encoding peptide chain release factor 1: MFTRLSAVEERFEEVTNLLCDPDVISDTKRLRELSKEQSSLEETVTTYREYKSVVSQMDDAKAMLEEKLDDEMREMVKLEISELASRKEKLEERLKILLLPKDPNDEKNVIVEVRGAAGGDEAALFAAVLFRMYTRFAERNGFKIEVLEASPTDIGGYKEIVFSLSGRGAYSKMKFESGAHRVQRIPATESGGRIHTSTATVLVLPEAEEVEVEVHDKDIRIDTFCSSGAGGQSVNTTKSAVRVTHIPTGIMVSCQDEKSQHSNKDKALRVLRARLYDYYMQQQNAEADANRKSLVGTGDRSERIRTYNYPQSRVTDHRIGLTLHRLESVLEGELDEVIDNLIMHEQTELLKSHAHTA, from the coding sequence TTGTTTACACGCTTATCCGCAGTTGAAGAGCGTTTTGAAGAAGTCACCAATCTCCTATGTGACCCCGACGTCATCAGTGATACAAAACGCTTGCGTGAATTGTCCAAGGAACAGTCTTCCCTGGAAGAAACCGTGACGACTTACCGTGAATATAAATCAGTTGTATCCCAGATGGATGATGCCAAGGCCATGCTGGAGGAAAAGCTGGACGATGAAATGCGTGAGATGGTCAAGCTAGAAATCAGCGAATTGGCCTCCCGCAAGGAAAAGCTGGAGGAGCGCCTGAAAATCCTGCTCTTGCCGAAGGATCCTAACGATGAGAAAAACGTCATCGTGGAGGTTCGCGGTGCTGCAGGCGGCGACGAGGCAGCATTGTTTGCCGCGGTGCTGTTCCGCATGTACACTCGTTTTGCTGAGCGCAACGGCTTCAAGATCGAAGTCCTGGAAGCCAGTCCTACCGACATCGGCGGGTACAAGGAAATCGTATTCTCTCTCAGCGGACGCGGTGCTTACAGCAAAATGAAGTTTGAGAGCGGCGCACATCGCGTACAGCGCATCCCGGCTACAGAGTCCGGCGGGCGTATTCATACTTCAACCGCGACTGTTCTGGTACTCCCGGAAGCAGAAGAAGTAGAAGTAGAAGTGCACGATAAAGACATCCGCATCGACACCTTCTGCTCCAGTGGTGCAGGTGGACAGAGCGTTAACACAACCAAATCCGCTGTGCGGGTAACTCATATTCCGACAGGCATCATGGTATCCTGTCAGGACGAGAAATCCCAGCACTCCAACAAGGATAAAGCCCTGCGTGTATTGCGTGCTCGTCTGTACGACTACTACATGCAGCAGCAAAATGCGGAAGCGGATGCAAACCGCAAGAGCTTGGTCGGTACAGGTGACCGCAGCGAACGCATCCGTACGTACAATTATCCACAAAGCCGCGTAACCGACCACCGCATCGGCTTGACGCTGCATCGTTTGGAATCGGTCCTCGAAGGCGAGCTGGACGAAGTGATCGACAACTTGATCATGCACGAACAGACAGAGCTGTTGAAAAGCCATGCGCACACAGCTTGA